The following are from one region of the Mesorhizobium sp. B4-1-4 genome:
- a CDS encoding ABC transporter permease, with the protein MQSAIDLEHSGLPARMGRKARRRTAPWLVTAAIFVSLLSLLPLAFIMGVAVQTGWDTVSALVFRPRVGELLVNTGLLVLLAVPIAIILSVALAWLTERSDLPGARFWAWLCVAPLAIPAFVHSYAWITMVPGLHGLWAGVLVSVIAYFPFLYLPVSAALRRLDPALEDAAAALGLGPWRVFWRVVLPQLRLAICGGSLLVALHLLAEYGLYVFIRFDTFTTAIVDQFQSTFNGPAANMLAGVLVCCCFVLLGIEVLVRGEERYARVGSGAARYQQRKGLGRATIPSLALLMVITLLALCVPFITIGRWLVAGGADVWRLDEIGLALGQTLFLSLAGALLATVAAMPMAWISIRAPGPLQRLLEGCNYIVGSLPGIVIALALVTITVRIALPLYQTLFTILVAYALMFLPRALVSLRASIAQAPVELERAASSLGRRPLNALWSTTIRLSAPGAAAGMALVALGIMNELTATQMLAPNGTRTLAMAFWSYSGEIDYASAAPYAFIMVAMSLPLTWLLYVQSKRMAGR; encoded by the coding sequence ATGCAGTCCGCGATCGATCTCGAACACTCGGGCCTGCCTGCGCGCATGGGCCGAAAGGCTCGGCGGCGGACGGCGCCGTGGCTCGTCACCGCCGCCATCTTCGTCTCGCTGCTGTCGCTGCTGCCGCTTGCCTTCATCATGGGGGTCGCGGTGCAGACCGGCTGGGACACGGTCTCGGCATTGGTTTTCCGGCCCCGTGTCGGCGAACTGCTGGTCAACACCGGCCTTCTGGTGCTGCTGGCCGTGCCGATCGCCATCATCCTGTCGGTGGCGCTGGCCTGGCTGACCGAACGCAGCGACCTGCCCGGCGCCCGGTTCTGGGCCTGGCTATGCGTGGCGCCCCTCGCCATTCCCGCTTTCGTCCACTCCTATGCCTGGATCACCATGGTGCCCGGGCTGCACGGTCTGTGGGCCGGCGTGCTGGTGTCCGTGATCGCCTATTTCCCCTTCCTCTATTTGCCGGTGTCGGCGGCGCTGCGCCGCCTCGATCCCGCCCTGGAGGACGCGGCCGCGGCGCTTGGCCTTGGACCCTGGCGCGTGTTCTGGCGTGTCGTGTTGCCGCAGCTCAGGCTCGCCATCTGCGGCGGCTCGCTGCTGGTCGCATTGCACCTGCTGGCCGAATACGGCCTCTACGTCTTCATCCGCTTCGATACCTTCACCACGGCGATCGTCGACCAGTTCCAGTCGACCTTCAACGGACCGGCCGCCAACATGCTGGCCGGCGTGCTGGTGTGTTGCTGCTTTGTGCTCCTGGGCATCGAAGTGCTGGTGCGCGGCGAGGAGCGTTATGCCCGTGTCGGCTCCGGCGCGGCGCGCTACCAGCAACGCAAGGGCCTCGGCCGCGCCACCATTCCGAGCCTCGCCTTGCTTATGGTCATCACGCTGCTGGCGCTTTGCGTACCTTTCATCACCATCGGCCGCTGGCTCGTCGCCGGCGGCGCCGATGTCTGGCGTCTCGATGAAATTGGCCTGGCGCTTGGCCAGACGCTGTTCCTGTCGCTTGCCGGCGCGTTGCTTGCAACGGTCGCCGCCATGCCGATGGCCTGGATCTCGATCCGCGCGCCGGGACCGTTGCAGCGCCTGCTGGAAGGTTGCAACTACATCGTCGGCTCGCTACCGGGTATCGTCATCGCGCTGGCGCTGGTCACCATCACCGTGCGCATCGCCCTGCCGCTCTACCAGACCCTGTTCACCATCCTGGTGGCCTATGCCCTCATGTTCCTGCCGCGTGCCCTGGTCAGCCTGCGCGCATCAATCGCCCAGGCACCGGTCGAGCTCGAACGCGCCGCGTCCAGCCTTGGCCGGCGTCCGCTCAACGCACTCTGGTCGACGACGATCCGCCTGTCGGCGCCCGGCGCCGCGGCCGGCATGGCGCTGGTGGCGCTCGGCATCATGAACGAACTGACCGCGACCCAGATGTTGGCGCCAAACGGCACCCGCACGCTGGCAATGGCATTCTGGTCCTACAGCGGCGAGATCGACTATGCCTCGGCGGCGCCTTATGCCTTCATCATGGTGGCGATGTCGCTGCCTTTGACCTGGCTGCTCTATGTCCAGTCGAAACGGATGGCCGGACGATGA
- a CDS encoding ABC transporter ATP-binding protein, producing MSFLEISGLKKHYGPVAALDGVDLHVASGSRTAIVGPSGCGKTTLLRLIAGFEAPDQGRIVLDGEVLANGGAAVPAHRRGIGVVAQDGALFPHLTISDNIGFGMDRGADKRAERIVELAYIVGLDKAVLKRRPHELSGGQQQRVALARAMAMKPRLMLLDEPFSALDTGLRASMRKAVAELLEAAGITTILVTHDQAEALSFAAQVAVMREGKFSQVGTPRELYFKPKDRMIAEFLGDAIILPAKVAGGFANSPLGRIAVDTSDRRDVARIMLRPEQIGLKRTSREGMSGTPEMLFGEVVESEFAGSMCTIAVRLMNNPDPPDAAAIGNTPLILRKPGMDAPAVGEIVRLTVSGKAHVLA from the coding sequence ATGAGCTTTCTCGAAATCAGCGGCCTGAAAAAGCACTACGGCCCGGTCGCGGCCCTTGACGGCGTCGACCTCCATGTCGCCAGCGGCAGCCGCACGGCGATTGTCGGCCCGTCCGGCTGCGGCAAGACCACCCTGCTGCGGCTTATCGCCGGCTTCGAGGCGCCGGACCAGGGCCGCATCGTGCTCGACGGCGAGGTGCTGGCCAATGGTGGTGCGGCTGTCCCGGCGCATCGCCGCGGCATCGGCGTGGTGGCGCAGGACGGCGCCCTCTTCCCGCATCTGACCATATCGGACAATATCGGTTTCGGTATGGACCGCGGCGCGGACAAGCGCGCCGAGCGCATCGTCGAACTCGCTTACATCGTCGGGCTGGACAAGGCCGTGCTCAAGCGCCGCCCGCACGAGCTCTCCGGCGGCCAGCAGCAGCGAGTGGCGCTTGCCCGCGCCATGGCGATGAAGCCGCGGCTGATGCTGCTCGACGAGCCGTTCTCGGCGCTCGACACCGGTCTGCGCGCTTCGATGCGCAAGGCGGTGGCCGAGCTTCTGGAAGCGGCCGGCATCACCACCATCCTGGTCACGCACGACCAGGCCGAGGCGCTGTCCTTCGCTGCCCAAGTGGCGGTGATGCGCGAAGGCAAGTTTTCGCAGGTCGGCACGCCGCGCGAGCTCTATTTCAAGCCGAAGGACAGGATGATCGCCGAGTTCCTCGGCGACGCCATCATCCTGCCGGCAAAGGTGGCAGGCGGTTTCGCCAACTCACCGCTAGGCCGCATCGCGGTCGACACATCAGATAGACGCGATGTCGCCCGCATCATGCTGCGGCCGGAGCAGATCGGATTGAAGAGGACATCGCGCGAGGGCATGTCGGGCACACCGGAGATGCTGTTTGGCGAGGTGGTGGAATCCGAATTCGCCGGCTCGATGTGCACCATCGCGGTGCGCCTGATGAACAATCCCGATCCGCCGGACGCCGCCGCCATCGGCAACACGCCGCTGATCCTGCGCAAGCCGGGCATGGATGCACCCGCGGTGGGAGAGATCGTGCGGCTCACCGTGTCGGGAAAGGCGCATGTGCTGGCCTGA
- a CDS encoding sn-glycerol-3-phosphate import ATP-binding protein UgpC: protein MASIAIRGVTKNYARTQVVHGVDLDFASGEFVVILGPSGCGKSTLLRMIAGLEEISGGEIAIDGTVVNKLEPRERGCAMVFQNYALYPHMSVAQNIGYSLKVSGVPSAQRNQRIQAVARTLELEHLLDRKPMALSGGQRQRVAMGRAMIREPKVFLFDEPLSNLDAKLRVQMRSEIRKLHRRLNATSVFVTHDQVEAMTLADRLVVMNAGRVEQVGTPGEIYSRPASRFVATFVGAPAMNILEGTVELDGLSLLGGSRRIVVPRAGLPVGTKVAMGIRPEAVRLVAPDAAGALKATVDLVEELGAGRVIYVDLDGAPFSVMTSEAVHPEPGSTVGLKLSPEDMHFFSSETGNRLDVFKASVPEPAL from the coding sequence ATGGCCTCCATCGCCATACGCGGCGTCACGAAGAACTACGCCAGGACGCAGGTCGTGCACGGGGTCGACCTCGATTTCGCCTCGGGCGAATTCGTCGTCATCCTGGGGCCGTCCGGTTGCGGCAAGTCCACGCTTCTGCGGATGATCGCCGGATTGGAGGAGATTTCCGGTGGCGAGATCGCCATCGACGGCACCGTGGTCAACAAGCTCGAGCCGCGTGAGCGTGGCTGCGCCATGGTGTTCCAGAACTACGCGCTCTATCCGCATATGAGCGTCGCCCAGAATATCGGCTATTCGCTGAAGGTCTCAGGCGTTCCTTCCGCGCAACGCAACCAGCGCATCCAGGCGGTTGCGCGCACGCTGGAACTCGAACATCTGCTCGACCGCAAACCTATGGCGCTTTCGGGTGGCCAGAGGCAGCGGGTCGCCATGGGCCGCGCCATGATCCGCGAACCGAAAGTGTTCCTGTTCGACGAACCGCTGTCCAATCTCGACGCCAAGTTGCGCGTCCAGATGCGGTCGGAAATCCGCAAGCTGCACCGCCGGCTCAACGCCACCTCCGTCTTCGTCACCCACGACCAGGTCGAGGCGATGACGCTTGCCGACCGGTTGGTGGTGATGAATGCCGGACGTGTCGAACAGGTCGGCACGCCGGGCGAAATCTACAGCAGGCCCGCCAGCCGCTTCGTCGCCACTTTCGTCGGCGCGCCGGCGATGAACATTCTGGAAGGCACGGTCGAACTCGATGGGCTGTCGCTGCTCGGCGGCAGCCGGCGTATCGTTGTTCCGCGCGCAGGTCTGCCGGTCGGCACGAAGGTCGCGATGGGCATCCGGCCGGAAGCCGTCCGGCTGGTGGCGCCAGACGCGGCCGGCGCGCTCAAGGCCACCGTCGACCTGGTCGAGGAACTCGGCGCGGGGCGGGTCATCTACGTCGACCTCGACGGCGCGCCGTTTTCGGTGATGACATCGGAAGCCGTGCACCCGGAGCCGGGCAGCACGGTCGGTCTGAAGCTTTCGCCAGAGGACATGCATTTCTTCTCGTCGGAGACGGGAAACCGCCTCGATGTCTTCAAGGCGTCCGTTCCCGAGCCGGCACTCTAA
- a CDS encoding ABC transporter permease subunit — MVERTPFLNFLTHLILFVGFIFCIAPFAVVAIAASHNLKDVNDVPMSLLPGSDFWINMKTAWTTADLGPKLFNSFVMAAGVAAGKVIISALTAFSIVYFRYPGRTFIFWLIFVTLMLPLEVRIVPTYAVVANVLSPYKAILDVTGLSWLIEKVSGVQVSLSLGLLNSYTGLIMPLVATATGTFLYRQFFLTVPDELTEAARMDGAGALRFFIDVLLPLSRNNMAALGTIMFLWAWNQYLWPLLITTDQSHATAVTELKQLIPNVGGAPEWHIAMAGTLIVMLPPLIVVVLMQRWFVRGLIATEK, encoded by the coding sequence ATGGTCGAGCGCACCCCGTTCCTCAATTTCCTCACGCACCTGATCCTGTTCGTCGGGTTCATCTTTTGCATCGCGCCGTTCGCGGTCGTGGCGATCGCCGCGTCGCACAACCTCAAGGACGTCAACGATGTGCCGATGTCGTTGCTGCCGGGCAGCGATTTCTGGATCAACATGAAGACGGCCTGGACGACCGCCGATCTCGGTCCCAAGCTGTTTAACAGTTTCGTCATGGCTGCCGGCGTGGCGGCGGGCAAAGTGATCATCTCGGCGCTCACCGCCTTTTCGATCGTCTATTTCCGCTACCCCGGGCGCACGTTCATCTTTTGGCTGATCTTCGTCACACTGATGCTGCCGCTCGAAGTCCGCATCGTGCCGACCTACGCGGTCGTCGCCAATGTGCTGTCACCCTACAAGGCCATCCTCGACGTGACGGGCCTGAGCTGGCTGATCGAAAAAGTGTCGGGCGTGCAGGTCTCGCTCAGCCTCGGACTGCTCAATTCCTATACCGGTCTGATCATGCCATTGGTCGCCACGGCCACCGGCACGTTCCTCTACCGCCAGTTCTTCCTGACGGTGCCCGATGAACTGACCGAGGCCGCGCGCATGGACGGCGCCGGCGCCCTGCGCTTCTTCATTGATGTCCTGCTGCCGCTGTCGCGCAACAACATGGCCGCTTTGGGCACCATCATGTTCCTGTGGGCCTGGAACCAGTATCTATGGCCGCTGCTTATTACCACCGATCAGTCGCATGCGACTGCGGTTACCGAGCTGAAGCAGCTCATTCCTAATGTCGGCGGCGCGCCGGAATGGCACATCGCCATGGCGGGCACGCTGATCGTCATGCTGCCGCCGCTGATCGTCGTGGTGCTGATGCAGCGCTGGTTCGTGCGTGGCCTTATCGCCACCGAGAAATAA
- a CDS encoding carbohydrate ABC transporter permease: MEKRVTFSRSTIGILFAVPQLLLIFTFFYWPAGQAVYWSLTLQQPWGGGNIWVGLDNFRSILANADYWNSITASLVFAGISTGLAMFIALVLAALTDRQLAGSRLYRVVLIWPYGIAAPALAMAFRFILAPEAGFMAVLNQVWPGFWDPGLDGADAMASIIVAFSWKYVGYNFIFFLAAFQAIPRSLIEAAAMDGSGVVRRFRDIQFPLITPTIFFLLVINITESFQDSFGIVDIMTSGGPANATNLMVYKIYSDGFKGLDYSGAAAQSIILMLLIIVLTIFQFRFIERRVHYR; encoded by the coding sequence ATGGAAAAACGCGTTACCTTCAGCAGATCGACGATCGGCATCCTGTTCGCGGTGCCGCAGCTCCTTCTGATCTTCACGTTCTTCTACTGGCCGGCAGGCCAGGCCGTGTACTGGTCGCTGACGCTGCAACAGCCCTGGGGCGGCGGCAACATCTGGGTCGGGCTCGACAATTTCCGGTCGATCCTGGCCAACGCCGATTATTGGAACTCGATCACCGCCAGCCTTGTCTTTGCGGGGATCAGCACCGGCCTTGCGATGTTCATCGCGTTGGTGCTCGCCGCCCTGACCGATCGCCAGCTCGCCGGCTCACGCCTCTATCGCGTGGTGCTGATCTGGCCCTACGGTATTGCCGCGCCCGCGCTGGCGATGGCGTTCCGCTTCATCCTGGCGCCGGAGGCCGGCTTCATGGCCGTCCTCAACCAAGTCTGGCCCGGCTTCTGGGACCCTGGTCTCGACGGCGCCGATGCCATGGCTTCGATCATCGTCGCCTTCTCCTGGAAATATGTCGGCTATAACTTCATCTTCTTCCTCGCCGCCTTCCAGGCCATCCCGCGTTCGCTGATCGAGGCGGCGGCGATGGACGGATCCGGCGTCGTCAGGCGCTTCCGGGACATCCAGTTCCCGCTCATCACGCCGACGATCTTCTTTCTGCTGGTCATCAACATCACCGAAAGCTTTCAGGATTCCTTCGGCATCGTCGACATCATGACCTCCGGCGGCCCGGCGAACGCGACCAATCTGATGGTCTACAAGATCTATTCCGATGGCTTCAAAGGCCTGGATTATTCAGGCGCCGCCGCGCAGAGCATCATCCTGATGCTGCTCATCATCGTGCTCACCATCTTCCAGTTCCGCTTCATCGAGCGGCGCGTGCATTACAGGTGA
- a CDS encoding extracellular solute-binding protein, which produces MTMIKRGLAALAVGALGSALAMPAFAEPVKFDFWFGLSGDLARVVDTMCKNFNESQKDYEVVCTSQGNYDATLQNTIAAFRAGKQPTIVQVYDVGTATMMLSGAYKPADKLMEENGYKIDYADYFPGIARYYATSKGEMLSFPFNSSTALMYWNKDAFAKIGKTEAPKTWEDVGADLKAMKDAGYECPMAINISANESWQLMEQFSAIHNQPIATKNNGYDGLDARLEVNKTKFVQYVTDLKKWYDAGLIKIKSKDLGQDMVQSFASGTCQMILTSVGDHGTVGRTQKEGMKWDVAELPVYAGTERKNSLVGGASLWVLSGKSDAEYKGAAAFLNFIHDPKTALFWSTNTGYIPVTKSGFDYMKADGFYDKAPYKGREVAIASLTASEPTEITRGVRLGNFTQIRAEFGTQMQAIFANKVSVQEGLDTLVKNGDAILDRFQQTYPGKTLP; this is translated from the coding sequence ATGACCATGATCAAGCGGGGCCTCGCTGCCCTTGCCGTCGGTGCGCTCGGTAGCGCGCTGGCGATGCCTGCCTTTGCAGAACCGGTAAAATTCGATTTCTGGTTCGGCCTTTCGGGCGACCTCGCCCGCGTCGTCGACACGATGTGCAAGAACTTCAACGAGTCGCAGAAGGACTACGAAGTCGTCTGCACCAGCCAGGGCAATTACGATGCCACGCTGCAGAACACCATCGCCGCCTTCCGTGCCGGCAAGCAGCCAACCATCGTCCAGGTCTATGACGTCGGCACCGCCACCATGATGCTGTCGGGCGCCTACAAGCCCGCCGACAAGCTGATGGAGGAAAACGGCTACAAGATCGACTACGCCGACTATTTCCCCGGCATTGCGCGCTACTATGCGACCTCGAAGGGCGAGATGCTGTCCTTCCCGTTCAACTCCTCGACTGCCCTGATGTACTGGAACAAGGACGCCTTCGCAAAAATCGGCAAGACCGAAGCGCCCAAGACCTGGGAAGACGTCGGCGCCGACCTCAAGGCGATGAAGGACGCCGGCTACGAATGCCCGATGGCAATCAACATCTCGGCCAACGAAAGCTGGCAGTTGATGGAGCAGTTCTCCGCGATCCACAATCAGCCGATCGCCACCAAGAACAATGGCTATGACGGGCTCGATGCCCGCCTGGAGGTCAACAAGACCAAGTTCGTCCAGTACGTCACCGACCTCAAGAAGTGGTATGATGCCGGCCTGATCAAGATCAAGTCGAAGGATCTCGGCCAGGACATGGTCCAGTCCTTCGCCTCCGGCACCTGCCAGATGATCCTGACCTCCGTCGGCGACCACGGCACCGTCGGCAGGACCCAGAAGGAAGGCATGAAGTGGGACGTCGCCGAACTGCCGGTCTATGCCGGCACCGAGCGCAAGAATTCGCTCGTCGGCGGCGCTTCGCTGTGGGTGCTCTCCGGCAAGTCGGACGCCGAATACAAGGGCGCGGCTGCCTTCCTCAACTTCATCCACGACCCCAAGACCGCTTTGTTCTGGTCGACCAACACCGGCTACATCCCGGTGACCAAGTCGGGATTCGACTACATGAAGGCCGACGGTTTCTACGACAAGGCGCCCTACAAGGGCCGTGAAGTCGCGATCGCCAGCCTGACCGCCTCGGAGCCGACCGAAATCACCCGCGGCGTGCGCCTGGGCAACTTCACCCAGATCCGCGCCGAGTTTGGCACGCAGATGCAGGCGATCTTCGCCAACAAGGTCAGCGTCCAGGAAGGCCTCGACACGCTGGTCAAGAACGGCGACGCCATCCTCGACCGCTTCCAGCAGACCTATCCGGGCAAGACCCTGCCCTGA
- the tlpA gene encoding thiol:disulfide interchange protein TlpA, whose amino-acid sequence MADGNRFFPAPRLILAALVAGVLAGAVAVYVSESRSGNNAAPQAAVAGSSDDVACAAKSDRAKKVAAAATGEVAALLPADPPQSMKRLAFNGPDGKPMTIADHAGKTVLLNLWATWCAPCRAEMPALDALQKEKGSDAFQVVAVNVDAGDDVKPKKFLKETGVETLGYYRDSTMTLFNDLKARGLALGLPVTMLIDGEGCLIAHMNGPAEWSGPDAKRLVETALGS is encoded by the coding sequence ATGGCAGACGGAAACAGATTTTTCCCGGCCCCGCGCCTGATCCTCGCCGCCCTGGTGGCGGGAGTGCTGGCCGGCGCGGTCGCGGTATATGTCAGCGAGAGCCGGTCTGGCAACAACGCCGCGCCGCAAGCGGCGGTCGCCGGCAGCAGCGACGACGTCGCCTGCGCCGCCAAGAGTGACCGCGCCAAGAAGGTCGCGGCTGCCGCCACCGGCGAGGTCGCCGCCCTGTTGCCCGCCGATCCGCCGCAATCGATGAAGCGCCTGGCCTTCAACGGCCCGGACGGCAAGCCGATGACCATCGCCGACCACGCCGGCAAGACGGTGCTGCTCAACCTCTGGGCCACGTGGTGCGCGCCGTGCCGTGCAGAAATGCCCGCGCTCGACGCGTTGCAGAAGGAGAAAGGCAGCGACGCCTTTCAGGTCGTCGCCGTCAATGTCGATGCCGGCGACGATGTGAAGCCGAAGAAGTTCCTCAAGGAAACCGGTGTCGAGACGCTCGGCTACTATCGGGATTCGACCATGACGCTTTTCAACGACCTCAAGGCGCGCGGCCTGGCGCTCGGCCTTCCGGTCACCATGCTGATCGACGGCGAAGGCTGCCTGATCGCCCACATGAACGGTCCGGCCGAATGGTCGGGGCCTGACGCCAAGCGGCTCGTCGAGACGGCGCTGGGATCGTGA
- the argH gene encoding argininosuccinate lyase: MSDKKTSNQMWGGRFASGPAAIMEAINASISFDRKLYAQDIRGSIAHSEMLAQTGIISAADQEKIAHGLNTILKEIEAGSFEFSTKLEDIHMNVEARLADLIGPAAGRLHTARSRNDQVAVDLRLWVKDECFRVAEALKGLIRALLERAEEHAATVMPGFTHMQAAQPVTFGHHCMAYVEMFSRDLSRVRDAIERMDESPLGAAALAGTSFPIDRHQTARALGFREPMRNSLDSVSDRDFALEFLSLAAICATHLSRLAEEIIIWSTPQFGFIRLSDSFSTGSSIMPQKKNPDAAELVRGKTGRVNGHLVGLLTVMKGMPLTYGKDMQEDKESVFDAAETLDLMLAATTGMVSDMTVNAVAMKKAAGSGHATATDLADWLVRTLGLPFREAHHVTGRAVALAEEKKVGLEKLSLEDLQSINSGITSDIFSVLAVQNSVKSRTSFGGTAPSEVRKQIRAWKKRIAKA, translated from the coding sequence ATGAGCGACAAGAAGACCAGCAACCAGATGTGGGGCGGACGATTTGCCTCGGGTCCGGCCGCGATCATGGAAGCGATCAACGCGTCGATCTCGTTCGACCGCAAGCTCTACGCGCAGGACATCAGAGGCTCGATCGCTCATAGCGAGATGCTGGCGCAGACGGGCATTATTTCGGCGGCCGATCAAGAAAAAATCGCTCACGGGCTGAACACGATTCTGAAAGAGATCGAGGCTGGCAGCTTCGAGTTCTCGACCAAGCTGGAAGACATCCACATGAATGTCGAGGCTCGCCTCGCCGACCTGATCGGTCCGGCTGCCGGCCGGCTGCACACCGCGCGCTCGCGCAACGATCAGGTGGCCGTGGATCTGAGGCTCTGGGTCAAGGACGAGTGTTTTCGCGTCGCCGAAGCGCTGAAAGGATTGATCAGGGCATTGCTGGAGCGGGCCGAGGAGCATGCGGCGACCGTGATGCCGGGCTTCACCCACATGCAGGCGGCCCAGCCGGTGACGTTCGGGCATCACTGCATGGCCTATGTCGAGATGTTTTCGCGCGATCTGTCGCGCGTACGCGACGCCATCGAACGGATGGATGAAAGCCCGCTGGGTGCCGCCGCCCTTGCCGGCACCAGCTTCCCGATCGACCGCCACCAGACCGCCAGGGCGCTTGGCTTCCGCGAGCCGATGCGCAATTCGCTGGACAGCGTTTCCGACCGCGATTTCGCGCTGGAATTCTTAAGCCTGGCGGCGATCTGCGCCACGCATCTGTCGCGGCTGGCCGAAGAGATCATCATCTGGTCGACGCCGCAGTTCGGCTTCATCAGGCTGTCGGATAGTTTCTCCACCGGCTCCTCGATCATGCCGCAGAAGAAGAATCCCGACGCCGCCGAACTGGTGCGCGGCAAGACCGGACGTGTCAACGGCCATCTGGTCGGCCTGCTGACGGTGATGAAGGGCATGCCTTTGACCTATGGCAAGGACATGCAGGAAGACAAGGAATCGGTGTTCGACGCAGCCGAGACGCTCGACCTGATGCTGGCGGCCACGACCGGCATGGTCTCGGACATGACGGTCAACGCAGTGGCGATGAAGAAGGCCGCAGGCTCGGGCCACGCCACCGCCACCGATCTCGCCGACTGGCTGGTGCGCACGCTCGGCCTGCCCTTTCGCGAGGCACATCATGTCACCGGCCGCGCCGTGGCGCTCGCCGAAGAGAAGAAGGTGGGCTTGGAGAAGCTGTCGCTGGAGGACCTGCAGTCGATCAATTCCGGCATCACTTCCGATATCTTCTCGGTGTTGGCGGTGCAGAACTCGGTCAAGAGCCGCACCAGTTTCGGCGGCACGGCGCCCTCGGAAGTGAGGAAGCAGATCCGCGCCTGGAAAAAGCGCATCGCAAAGGCATGA
- a CDS encoding lipoprotein: MTGSRILVTLTLLAALASVTACGRKAGLDTPYEAAVQARKDAEKAKQPLPPEPEKPVRDKKFILDPLI, translated from the coding sequence ATGACCGGAAGCAGGATTTTGGTGACGCTGACGCTTCTGGCGGCTCTTGCCTCCGTGACCGCCTGCGGTCGCAAGGCCGGCCTCGACACGCCCTATGAGGCGGCCGTCCAGGCGCGCAAGGATGCCGAGAAAGCCAAGCAGCCCCTGCCGCCGGAGCCGGAAAAACCGGTCCGGGACAAGAAGTTCATTCTCGATCCGCTGATCTAG
- the lysA gene encoding diaminopimelate decarboxylase, whose amino-acid sequence MNHFDYRDGVLHVEDVAIPDIAAQVGTPFYCYSTATLTRHYRVFAQAFAGLDALVCYAMKANSNQAVLRTLTKLGAGADVVSEGELRRALAAGIPAGKILFSGVGKTAREMDFALEAGILCFNVESEPELELLSARATALGKVAPVSLRINPDVDAKTHKKISTGKAENKFGIPWQRARQVYARAATLPGIKVTGIDTHIGSQITELQPFDDAFALLVDLVGALRADGHAIEHVDLGGGLGIPYRVDNSPPPLPDAYAQIVRKHVTKLGLKVMFEPGRLIVGNAGILVSEVIFVKEGDAKNFLVVDAAMNDLIRPTLYDAFHDIRPVVQPPADTPRMMVDVVGQVCETGDYLGLDRDLPRLKAGDLVAVSTAGAYGAVQAGTYNTRLLVPEVLVDGDRFHVVRPRLTYEDLIGLDSVPDWLK is encoded by the coding sequence GTGAACCATTTCGACTACCGCGACGGCGTGCTCCATGTCGAGGACGTGGCCATCCCTGATATCGCCGCCCAGGTCGGCACGCCGTTCTACTGCTATTCGACGGCCACGCTGACCAGGCACTACCGCGTCTTTGCCCAGGCCTTTGCCGGGCTGGACGCGCTTGTCTGCTACGCCATGAAGGCCAACTCCAACCAGGCGGTGCTGCGGACCTTGACAAAGCTCGGCGCCGGCGCCGACGTGGTCTCGGAAGGCGAATTGCGCCGGGCGCTGGCCGCGGGCATCCCGGCCGGCAAGATCCTGTTCTCGGGCGTCGGCAAGACCGCGCGCGAAATGGACTTCGCCCTCGAAGCCGGCATCCTTTGCTTCAACGTCGAATCCGAGCCGGAGCTTGAACTCCTCTCGGCCCGCGCCACCGCACTGGGCAAGGTGGCGCCGGTCTCGCTGCGCATCAATCCCGATGTCGACGCCAAGACCCACAAGAAGATCTCCACCGGCAAGGCCGAGAACAAGTTCGGCATTCCATGGCAGCGGGCGCGCCAGGTCTATGCCCGCGCGGCAACGCTTCCGGGCATCAAGGTTACCGGCATCGACACCCATATCGGCAGCCAGATCACCGAATTGCAGCCCTTCGACGACGCCTTCGCCCTGCTGGTGGATCTGGTCGGCGCGTTGCGCGCCGATGGCCATGCCATCGAGCATGTCGATCTCGGTGGCGGCCTCGGCATTCCCTATCGCGTCGACAACAGCCCGCCGCCTTTGCCCGACGCCTATGCCCAGATCGTCAGAAAGCACGTCACCAAGTTGGGCTTGAAGGTGATGTTCGAGCCGGGCCGGCTGATCGTTGGCAATGCCGGCATCCTCGTCTCGGAAGTCATCTTCGTGAAGGAAGGCGACGCGAAGAACTTCCTCGTCGTCGATGCCGCCATGAACGACCTGATCCGGCCGACGCTCTACGATGCCTTCCACGATATCAGGCCGGTCGTGCAGCCGCCGGCCGACACGCCCCGCATGATGGTCGACGTGGTCGGCCAGGTCTGCGAGACCGGTGACTATCTCGGCCTCGACCGCGACCTGCCCAGGCTGAAGGCCGGCGATCTCGTTGCCGTGTCCACTGCCGGCGCTTACGGCGCCGTGCAGGCCGGCACCTACAACACCCGCCTGCTGGTGCCGGAGGTACTGGTCGACGGCGACCGTTTCCACGTCGTGCGCCCTCGCCTGACCTATGAAGACCTGATCGGGCTGGATTCGGTCCCCGACTGGCTGAAGTAG